The proteins below are encoded in one region of Microbispora sp. NBC_01189:
- a CDS encoding DUF917 domain-containing protein, which translates to MKAPRMQARITMEEVAALARGCAVLGTGGGGDVRPGAIAARRAIREHGEVPLVSLDDLPADALVLPLSGIGAPTVSHEMIHGEDEPVRIAEEIERIFGRPPAAVMSSEIGGGNGVAPVAWAARLGLPLLDADAMGRAFPEVQMVSMYVAGIPANLVVMADVAGNVVTIRPIDGLWSERIARAVCVAAGSSALMADYVLTARECAGAVIEGTVSRAIAVGRATEGAADPLAALTAELGAVRLLTGKLADLDRRTTGGFVRGTATVEGTGDDRGRTLTLEIQNENLVALEDGRVRAMVPDLITVVDTQTATAVQTEALRYGQRVTVLAWPCDPLWRTPKGLETAGPRAFGYDLDYLPVEKIA; encoded by the coding sequence GTGAAGGCTCCCCGCATGCAGGCCCGCATCACTATGGAGGAAGTCGCCGCGCTGGCCCGTGGCTGCGCCGTGCTCGGCACCGGCGGCGGCGGCGACGTGCGCCCCGGCGCCATCGCCGCCCGGCGCGCGATCCGCGAGCACGGCGAGGTGCCGCTCGTGTCCCTCGACGATCTGCCCGCCGACGCACTCGTGCTGCCGCTGTCGGGCATCGGCGCGCCGACCGTCAGCCACGAGATGATCCACGGCGAGGACGAACCCGTACGGATCGCCGAGGAGATCGAGCGGATCTTCGGCCGCCCGCCGGCCGCCGTGATGTCGTCGGAGATCGGCGGCGGCAACGGGGTCGCGCCGGTCGCCTGGGCGGCGAGGCTCGGCCTGCCGTTGCTCGACGCCGACGCCATGGGCCGGGCCTTCCCCGAGGTCCAGATGGTCTCGATGTATGTGGCGGGCATCCCGGCCAACCTCGTGGTCATGGCCGACGTCGCCGGCAACGTCGTGACGATCCGGCCGATCGACGGACTGTGGTCGGAGCGGATCGCGCGGGCCGTCTGCGTGGCGGCGGGGTCGAGCGCGCTCATGGCCGACTACGTGCTGACCGCCCGCGAGTGCGCGGGAGCGGTGATCGAGGGGACGGTGAGCCGGGCGATCGCGGTCGGCCGGGCGACCGAGGGCGCCGCCGATCCGCTCGCCGCCCTCACCGCCGAGCTGGGCGCCGTACGGCTGCTCACCGGCAAGCTGGCCGATCTCGACCGCCGGACCACCGGCGGCTTCGTCCGGGGTACGGCGACGGTCGAGGGCACCGGCGACGACCGGGGCAGGACGCTGACCCTGGAGATCCAGAACGAGAACCTCGTCGCCCTGGAGGACGGCCGGGTCCGGGCCATGGTGCCCGACCTGATCACCGTGGTCGACACCCAGACGGCGACGGCGGTCCAGACCGAGGCGCTGCGGTACGGCCAGCGGGTCACCGTGCTCGCCTGGCCCTGCGATCCCCTGTGGCGTACGCCGAAGGGCCTGGAGACGGCGGGCCCGCGCGCCTTCGGCTACGACCTCGACTACCTGCCGGTGGAGAAGATCGCATGA
- a CDS encoding NAD(P)/FAD-dependent oxidoreductase, giving the protein MSGAERVNEWPGSVIVVGAGIVGLSTAWFLQERGVEVTVVDRRGVAAGASWGNAGWIAPGLAIPLNEPSVLRYGLRSLLNPAAPLRIPATIDPGLWAFLTRFAANCRWSSWTRAVRANLPLNDECIEAYGVLAANGVAAPVEDAPFTAGFRTPRQAEGLLHELRRMAEAGQPVDHTPLDARQLVETVPLASEALTAGVRIDGQRYIDPGRFVHALGEAVTARGATVEKHEVADVRSDGRKVVVVARDGAVLSADAVVLATGAWLSRLAGRWGVRVPVRAGRGYSFTVPVDHPVPGPIYLPDVRVACTPYQGGLRVAGTMEFRDPDAPAVEARLRAIIASARPLLRGVRWEEHTDVWVGPRPVTPDGRPLVGATDTPGIYVAGGHGMWGLAQGPATGRLLAEQITTGKQPAALREFDPLRR; this is encoded by the coding sequence ATGTCCGGGGCCGAGCGCGTCAACGAGTGGCCGGGGTCGGTGATCGTGGTCGGCGCGGGGATCGTGGGTCTGTCGACCGCGTGGTTCCTGCAGGAACGCGGTGTGGAGGTGACCGTGGTCGACCGCCGGGGCGTCGCGGCCGGCGCGTCCTGGGGCAACGCGGGATGGATCGCGCCGGGCCTGGCCATTCCCCTGAACGAGCCCTCGGTCCTGCGCTACGGTCTGCGTTCGCTGCTGAATCCGGCCGCGCCGCTGCGCATCCCGGCGACCATCGATCCGGGACTGTGGGCGTTCCTGACCCGCTTCGCCGCCAACTGCCGGTGGTCGTCCTGGACCCGGGCGGTGCGCGCCAACCTGCCGCTCAACGACGAGTGCATCGAGGCGTACGGCGTGCTCGCGGCCAACGGCGTGGCCGCCCCCGTCGAGGACGCGCCGTTCACCGCCGGGTTCCGCACGCCGCGCCAGGCCGAGGGCCTGCTCCATGAGCTGCGCAGGATGGCCGAGGCCGGGCAGCCGGTCGACCACACGCCGCTGGACGCCCGGCAGCTGGTCGAGACCGTGCCGCTCGCCTCGGAGGCCCTGACCGCGGGCGTGCGGATCGACGGGCAGCGCTACATCGACCCCGGCCGCTTCGTCCACGCGCTGGGCGAGGCCGTCACGGCCCGGGGCGCCACGGTCGAGAAGCACGAGGTCGCCGACGTGCGCAGCGACGGCAGGAAGGTCGTCGTGGTGGCCCGTGACGGCGCCGTTCTGTCCGCCGACGCGGTGGTGCTGGCCACCGGCGCCTGGCTGTCCAGGCTGGCGGGCCGCTGGGGCGTACGCGTCCCCGTGCGGGCCGGCCGCGGCTACTCCTTCACCGTCCCCGTGGACCACCCCGTCCCCGGCCCGATCTACCTGCCGGACGTACGGGTGGCGTGCACGCCCTACCAGGGCGGCCTGCGGGTGGCGGGGACCATGGAGTTCCGCGACCCCGACGCCCCGGCCGTCGAGGCCCGGTTGCGGGCGATCATCGCCTCCGCCCGCCCGCTGCTGCGGGGAGTGCGCTGGGAGGAGCACACGGACGTCTGGGTCGGTCCCCGGCCGGTCACGCCCGACGGGCGCCCGCTGGTCGGCGCGACGGACACCCCGGGGATCTACGTGGCCGGCGGGCACGGCATGTGGGGCCTGGCCCAGGGCCCGGCCACCGGACGGCTCCTCGCCGAGCAGATCACCACGGGCAAGCAGCCGGCCGCTCTGCGGGAGTTCGACCCGCTGCGCCGATAG
- a CDS encoding helix-turn-helix domain-containing protein — protein MIRLDRLVNVLGGYGVRLCGRPETRSAQLRSVAIPDATDSRVTGDVLVAVGAGSVAEAVRWAVAAQAKVVLVRAGAESEREATATGDDQGVAVMRADPAVPWSHLVGLVYGLVLEGRETEAGRGPTDLFALADSLADVVGGAVTIEDRLSRVLAYSRSQQAGDPARLETILVRQVPDRLRALFRSRGVFARLSSTDEPIFVEPDPDHGLTGRMVVAVRAGRELLGSVWVTCANPLTGAAHTALANGARTVTLHLLRSRASADLERKVESDLVIRLLEGTADAETVVSQLGLAPREMRVIAVRAHTAEDRHAMLLLAFDRATAGFGWSRPGRSALLGDTLHTILPGTRASAAREWVGALRAALPSRVRITAGIGGVAQAAELPASRQEAEECLALHERGAPQAEPPAYDESWDDILLQRLRAAARAGRTPARGPVSVLRRHDALHDTHYVPTLRAWLEAQGDLAVAAERLGVHANTVRNRLRRMSEVTLLNLDDPRKRLAMVITLAAEDE, from the coding sequence ATGATCAGGTTGGATCGCTTGGTCAACGTGCTGGGCGGGTACGGCGTACGGCTGTGCGGGCGGCCCGAGACGCGTTCGGCACAGTTGCGAAGCGTGGCGATACCGGACGCGACCGACAGCCGGGTCACCGGTGACGTGCTCGTGGCCGTGGGAGCCGGGTCGGTGGCCGAGGCGGTGCGGTGGGCGGTCGCGGCGCAGGCGAAGGTGGTCCTGGTGCGCGCCGGAGCCGAAAGCGAGCGCGAGGCCACCGCGACCGGTGACGACCAGGGCGTGGCCGTGATGCGGGCCGACCCCGCGGTGCCCTGGAGTCACCTCGTGGGCCTGGTCTACGGCCTGGTGCTGGAAGGCCGGGAGACCGAGGCGGGGCGGGGGCCCACGGACCTGTTCGCGCTGGCCGACAGCCTGGCGGACGTCGTCGGCGGCGCGGTGACCATCGAGGATCGGCTCTCGCGGGTGCTCGCCTACTCCCGCTCCCAGCAGGCGGGCGACCCGGCCCGGCTGGAGACGATCCTGGTGCGGCAGGTTCCGGACCGGCTGCGGGCCCTCTTCCGGTCACGGGGGGTGTTCGCTCGTCTGTCGTCGACGGACGAGCCGATCTTCGTCGAGCCGGACCCGGACCACGGCCTGACCGGGCGGATGGTGGTCGCGGTGCGGGCCGGGCGCGAACTGCTCGGCTCGGTGTGGGTGACGTGCGCCAACCCGCTGACCGGGGCGGCGCACACCGCGCTGGCGAACGGCGCGCGCACGGTGACGTTGCACCTGCTGCGCTCCCGGGCGAGCGCCGACCTGGAGCGGAAGGTGGAGTCCGACCTGGTCATCCGGCTGCTTGAGGGCACCGCCGACGCTGAGACGGTGGTCAGCCAGCTGGGGCTGGCCCCGCGGGAGATGCGCGTCATCGCGGTCCGCGCGCACACGGCCGAGGACCGGCACGCCATGCTTCTGCTGGCCTTCGACCGGGCCACCGCGGGTTTCGGCTGGTCCAGGCCCGGGCGGAGCGCCCTGCTGGGCGACACGCTCCATACGATCTTGCCGGGCACGCGGGCGTCGGCGGCGCGGGAGTGGGTGGGCGCGCTGCGGGCCGCGCTGCCGTCGCGGGTGCGGATCACGGCCGGGATCGGCGGCGTGGCCCAGGCGGCGGAGCTGCCGGCCAGCCGGCAGGAGGCGGAGGAGTGCCTGGCGCTGCATGAGAGAGGCGCACCCCAGGCCGAGCCACCCGCGTACGACGAGTCCTGGGACGACATCCTGCTGCAGCGGTTGCGGGCCGCGGCGCGCGCGGGCCGGACCCCGGCACGCGGGCCGGTGAGTGTGCTGCGACGGCACGACGCCCTCCACGACACCCACTACGTGCCGACGTTGCGGGCATGGCTGGAGGCCCAGGGCGATCTCGCGGTCGCCGCCGAACGGCTCGGCGTACACGCCAACACGGTCCGCAACAGGCTGCGCAGGATGAGTGAGGTGACTTTGCTGAACCTGGACGACCCGCGCAAGCGCCTCGCCATGGTCATCACTCTGGCCGCCGAGGACGAATAA